The Blattabacterium cuenoti genomic sequence AAAGATATATAATCAATTTTTATTCCAAGTTACTTTCGTTATTCCCTCTTTTAATCCCCATTTATTGGACATTCCAGAATTAATCTCTAAAACATATTTTATTTTTGATGGTAAATCAACTATTTCAATTTCCCTCATAGGACTAACATTATGATTCACAAAAACAACAGTATCAAATTCATTTATATAGATAATATCTAAAGGAATTCTCATATTTTCCATATCAATTTTCTTATACTCTTCTTCATCCTTTAAAAAAAATAACATTCCTCTATTTTCTTTCAAAGAAGATCTATATTTCAATCCGTTTTCTTTTTCCGTATCTTTATACGCTAATTCTACATCTATTTTTTTTAGAATACGATTGATATTTTTTAGATACAATTCTCCATTTTTAATAAATTCTATCTCCAATGAGTTTCCTACATCTGAATATAAAAAAAAATCGTTTCGTTCAGAAGAACGAATAAAAAGGAACAAAATCATTATTAATGGAAGAAAAGAGTTAATTTTTTTCATGACGAAAAAAATATTTTCTAGTTTTCAATAAATTAAAAATACCAAAAATAATAAAAGGAATACTAAGTAATTGTCCTGTATTTAAAGATAAAAAATTCAAAATTTCTTTTCCTTGTGGTTCTTTTAAAAATTCTAATAAAAAACGTGAAGACCAAAGAAAAGTAAAAAATATTCCAGATAAAAATCCACTATAAATCTGTTTCCCTTTATAATAATATAAATACCACAACAATAAAAAAATAAAAAAATAACTAATAGATTCATATATTTGTGCAGGATGTCTAGGAACTATTTCTCCATACTCTGTATCCATTTGTATAAATTTCACGGACCATGGTAATTTTGCACTACATGGCTTTCCTACTATTTCAGAATTAAAAAAATTTCCTATTCTGATAAAAACAGATGATAAAGCTACAGCAATGCATAATCTGTCACATATCCAAACAAAAGATTTTTTAATTATTTTTTTGCTATAAAAAAAACTGGATAAAATGATACCTATAGTTGCTCCATGACTAGATAATCCTCTATATCCAATGAACTCGTATCCTTTAATAAAACCTAATAAATAATAATTACTTCGTTCTCTAACAGGAAATAGAGCTTCTATCCAATGATCCGAAAAATATGAAAAATCATAAAATAAAACCTGTCCTAATCTTGCACCAACAATAGTTCCAAAAAAAGTACATATTAATAAAGGATCCAAATATTTTTTATGTATATTTTCATTCTTGAAAATAAAATTCATAATATACCATCCCAATAGAAAAGAAATAATGAACATTATGCTATAAATATGAATAGAAAAATCTTTCCATAAAGAAAATTTATAAATAGGATCCCAATTGATATATTCTAACATTTTCATAAAAAAATTAAGTCCTAAGTTATAGGAGGATCAAAACCTGAATTTCCCCATGGATTACACTGAATAATTCTTTTAAAACCCATAAAAAAAGCTTTAAAAATATTATCTTTTTTTAAGAAAAAAATCATATAATCCGAACAAGTAGGGATGTATCGACAGTTGTTCCCTATCCATGGAGATATACAAATTTTATATAATTGAATACTTTTTATGAAAAAATTTCTTATAATGTTCATACTAATATAGATTTTATGAAAAAAAACTCACTTTTTATTCGGTAAATTTAATACTTTGTGCGAGTTATACAATACACAAGAATAACTATTTCTTTTTTAAGAAGACATTTATTTCATTATAAAAATCTATTGGATTATCTATATGGATCCAATGTTTTGCCCTATTGATAGTTAAAATTTTTGCTTTCGGAAATAAATTGAAAATATAATCATAATCTTTAAAAGGGATATAATTAGAATTTTCTCCACGC encodes the following:
- a CDS encoding DUF192 domain-containing protein produces the protein MKKINSFLPLIMILFLFIRSSERNDFFLYSDVGNSLEIEFIKNGELYLKNINRILKKIDVELAYKDTEKENGLKYRSSLKENRGMLFFLKDEEEYKKIDMENMRIPLDIIYINEFDTVVFVNHNVSPMREIEIVDLPSKIKYVLEINSGMSNKWGLKEGITKVTWNKN
- the lgt gene encoding prolipoprotein diacylglyceryl transferase; its protein translation is MKMLEYINWDPIYKFSLWKDFSIHIYSIMFIISFLLGWYIMNFIFKNENIHKKYLDPLLICTFFGTIVGARLGQVLFYDFSYFSDHWIEALFPVRERSNYYLLGFIKGYEFIGYRGLSSHGATIGIILSSFFYSKKIIKKSFVWICDRLCIAVALSSVFIRIGNFFNSEIVGKPCSAKLPWSVKFIQMDTEYGEIVPRHPAQIYESISYFFIFLLLWYLYYYKGKQIYSGFLSGIFFTFLWSSRFLLEFLKEPQGKEILNFLSLNTGQLLSIPFIIFGIFNLLKTRKYFFRHEKN
- the yidD gene encoding membrane protein insertion efficiency factor YidD, translating into MNIIRNFFIKSIQLYKICISPWIGNNCRYIPTCSDYMIFFLKKDNIFKAFFMGFKRIIQCNPWGNSGFDPPIT